tgttatattattttaaaaaaaataaaataatatccCATGTATATACTAGGCGTTTTTCGAACAACAAAACATTTTCATTACCCCtcaatatatgcatatatgtgtatatatatatatttatgtaatattaaatatacatatgtagcatatatgtaaaatatatatgttttatgtataaataaacacATAAGGGAgacacatttttatttatttatttatttatttatttattatcttttcctatatacaaaaatatatttaatatttttaatttgttgCACACTTTCATCTTTGAATTAATTTTCATAcaagtatataatatatatacatttactttaaagttttatttattatttttattatttttattattatttttttttaaaaaaagaataaattaaaaacatattttacgttgtattaaaaaaagaaaaaaaagaaactTCCCGTACcttttgaatataataatacgTTTTGATTTCATACTATACGAATAtcacatatgtatatttaaatagttCGTCAAATTTTCGTGATAGGTATAAGTAAGATACAACATCGGTATGTtatatgttataaaaaaatacatcattgatataaaaatggataaacaaattatggttttcattttttattgttgtATATACATTACAGTTAAAATGACAATGCTTAATATGTTTCATAATATGAACGttgatttattaaaaaaagtagtGATATTTgagcaaaaaaaataaaaaataaccaAAAAGCTGGATATGATACTGTtggaataaatatatataatggaTTTATTGGATACTCTTTCTAAATGCTATAtaatacttatatttttcttatttgtGATGATTttcctatttttttattttctttttaaagtcaataatattttatgatagATTATGGAATTCATGCTAAAGGGGGTGTAAAGAgagaaaaaacaaaatgattatattatttattttattcatcATTGTATGCATATTGAGACGAATAGGAACAAATCGGGAAGAAAATTTGGCTCGAAAAATTCAGATATCGTTTAAGGAATAAGCCGATATACTCTTATGCGATTTGtgatttgtttatatatatatatatatggttagtgtatatatatacaatttttagataaaaaaatatacaaaatcatgaaaaaaatatataaagttGTATGCATGAATGCATATTCGTAAATAGatagatatataattcGAATATGTTTGGAAATTTGGACAAATTAATCTTATGATAAGACATATTTTCCCTTCAAAAACTTTTCTTCCGAATAAAAAGAAGCGCAAACCACTCGTTTTTCAAATAGTCGGCcattaaacatatattgAGCTTTTCTTGCAGCTGTTTCGTCAAcataatgaagaaatatttttcctaCTCCTTCTGTATAAGATAAATCGGTGTTAGGCTTTGGGATTACAATACTTTGTAAAGGTCCATATTTTTCAGCTTCTTCTTTTAcatcttttaatatttcgTCATATTGGCTATCAATAATTAAATCCTCTTGGAATACAGCATTAGTTAGCTGAATTACTCTTGATGACTTTTCTCCAATCTTTCTGGACGCTTGAATTTGTAAACCTATTATTGAATtacttaaaattttttgagAAATAGAATTTGGTAATAATGAGACAGGGACGTCTACGTTATTAGCTAAaactatattatttgaattgggggcattatttgaatttttattaaaagtCGCTTTTTTAACATTAAGAATGTTTTTTCCACATACAAAACCATTTAAAGCGTGTATAGCAACTTGTGTGCAACTACTATCTtcatattcaaaaaaaccATAACCTTTATTTAATCCAGTATTTAGAtctttaataatattaaatccTTTTAATTTTCCAAATTGCCCTAATAGATCCATTATTTGATCATCTTTTAAATCATGTGGTAAATTTTGtatgtataatttattatcatcatctCCTGTACTTCTTACTGGTGCTATTTTAGGTGGCTTAAAACTTTCAAGTAATCCCATATCAATATCTGGGAATACAACTGTTAAAGCGGGGTCCCCTTCAGGGGGAGGCATATAATCATGGGGCCTATTTATTCGCAaacaataattattataagaCATTGAATCTAATTTTAAGCATAACCATGTAATATCCATTGTTCTAAATTCTAGAAAACAGAATCTAGAATCTgcattaaatatttcacaTTTTACTACTGGTAATAATTGAACATCTCCAATTTTTACTTCTAAACTTGAGCCTTTTATTATTGAAGATATAGTgttgttaaaaaattctACTATTTCTTCTTGCTTAGAATTAGGAGGTAAATTacctatatataatttccTCTGCTTTTTATCTCCTTCTAATTCATATGAATTTCTACTTAACTGTGATCCTTTATTACCTTGTAATAAATTTCCATTTAAGCCTAGACGCTGATATTGTAATACACCACTTAAGTTATTACTAtctattaaaatattattttttagtaaaCTTTCATCAACCGTATCCCATttggattttttttttttaggttttatttctttattttcttttttagtATCTTCTTCTGGCATtgatatatcatttttatcacgtgtatttttttttctctctTTTGTGCTGTCATCAGAATAATTCTTATCACTATTATCCCACGagcttttatattttttgcttttttttgatttatgATAATGATTCCGTTCATGATCACTATCACTCCTACTATTACTTATATTCCTACTATCATCTTTGCTTCTTTTATATCTACTTCTCCCTCTGCTTCTTTCtttacttttatttcttcttcttctttCTACACTTTTATCTCTCCTCCTTTCTTTActtcttctttttcttttggACGAATGTATTTCATCATCACTACTTGGCAACTCTTTGTGCCTTCGCCTATCTTTATCATTGTCTCTGCTTCTTTCTTTGTCCTTATTCCGTCCCCTACTTATGTCCTTATTACTTCCCTTATCTTTATCATCACTTTCTTTCTCATTTCTAAATTCATTtgattttaatttttctttaataattttaattttttcttgaAAATCTgcatttgtttttttgtctAATATGCTgcttttttcttcattttcatttatttggtcagaactattttttttattatcactaTTGCTATCTTTAGTATCgtcatttaatttattatcagATTTATTTAGGTTTTCATGTTCGGCATTGTTAgtatcatcatttttattgtttaatTCCGTTGAGTTACTAATaacttcattttttgtttcatttGTTTTGCTATTAAAATAGTTACCTACTTTtctaaacatatttttacacGTGCGATATGgtagaaatatttatatggtTATATAACGTATCATACgttatcttttttatatgaaattaatttttgatTTGGCATTTGTTTGCTCTtagtttattttaatatctcttcttttcatcataaattatcatacttgtttttcttctaatttatttttcatccatattaaaaagggtgcatattatttgatggccaaaaatgtaataaaattttttaatttatatattttttctttctacttcttataattattttcatggTACAAAAACGGATGTGgtattttatcaatttcatcacaaattaaaattttctttactatttatatttttttattaaaaaaaaaaattcctTTATACCCGTGtggatatataatatatatatgtatatatatacatatgtataggagagaaatatatatataatattaggAGGCcgaaataattataatatattaaaaaataaaacaaataattttgttttattatttcttttttacttaaatttttaaacttttttttctcgATTAAACTAATTTAAGGATAATTTCGCATTAATGCGTAAAATAAATTGGGGGTAATACGGCTTTGAatatgtatgcatatatatatatatttattttttttaatttcattttgaaaatttgtCAACCAAACAGGCTTTGCTCATCCTTTATATTATtgacaaaataaataaatggataaataaaaacatgtttatataccttttttgtataaaggGATTTGGATCAATTTATGCAAAACAAAGGGTCTTATGAAATATCTAATGCATGGatattgtaaatatatttgtagtGTTTCGTATGTAATATAGGAATAATATGAAgcaacattattttttaataccatataaaaatacatttatatacatgcGCATATAACCATATGAACGATCTCCTAGAATCACTATGATTATGTCTATAACATCTAGGATAggcaattttttttatatacatcaaaaaaataaatgtaatatggtttttgaataataaaatcaaaGAATTTTTTAAGAACTCTCATTTCCCTTTTTTGCTAcaacttatatatattattatttgtaattttttcattattatataataatggaaagtattaaaaaatatcctAAAGTTTTTtctgtatatatataaacacgATAATAGTATATGCACGCATACGCGTATATATGTGAATATATTTGGACTACGCCCACAATTCTAAGACGTTATTGAGTATGCACATTAAACCGAATAacgtaaataataaaaggtaataatagaaagtaaaataaataaacaaacaTCCAGCAGCATAAAGACAAAAAATGGTTATATTAAGAGTATGAGaagtttataaaatattggaATTGAAAGCGGTGTGTAAAATTGTGACTTGGGCACTGCTTGATCTTATGGGAATAATTTTATGTGTCATCATAAAAAtctctattttttttcgaagATTGTTTTACATTATCCAAAAAATTTGCATTTGGATCATCAAAATCTTTGTATTGATCTCTTGAATTATTTGTGagtaaatgaaaattttgatttttatagttatttttcttaaaatatgtacttttattatttaaataatttttaaaattattagagttatattttttttccatcataaaaaaaaagttaaaacTATGAGGgcttttgtaaaaatatctTTGCATAATTTTTGCTTCAGTTTCCGTaattaatttcattttaatttgattatgtttaataaaaatatgattagGTACATCAGTAATGTTATTAAAAAGTTTCATACATTTTGCACATCTAATTTCTGTTTTATTTGTACCACTATCAGTGCTACattccttttttaatatataactcttatttaatatttctttaaattCATTAGTTTGTTCGATATCAATTATTTcgttataattttcttttattgcCGCATTAACTTCTTGATCAAATTTTGCAACCCATTTAAGTTGATAGTAAgatatttcttcatttttaaagaaTTTATCTTTTAGTAGTTGTATCtctttatttgaatttattttatcgctacctttattaaaattatcgCTCTGAGTTActtcatttattaaattgcaattattatttccagATGAATGAATAGTACTGTTTTTATCATTCATATAATACCCTAATTTCTTaacattataattttcataaaaaattggaaTTAAATTCGTATAAAATGCATTATACATATTCACTCGTAAATAAAAGTATCCACATTCTCTAACCATTTCATCGTATgtattaaattttctagcagaataataacaataattatgaacaaatcttaaatacaaaatcaaaatgtctaatttttttcgtgtatctaaatttgtattttcttCAATTATTTCAATAATGTAACTTTCTTCACCATCGATTTTATCTATGTTGTCCAGATCGTTTGCATTGTTCGATTCATCATTactatcttttttttttcttcctCCTTTTTTTCCCGCGCCTTTACCCTTTGGAACAGTTTCCTCTTTTGGAATATCTTTCTCTTGTGCTTCATTTTctgtttttcttttttttcttttatctTCAAAATTGTTTTCTTCTGTTATGCTctgtataaataatgagTCAATATGACATGATCTGTCTAATTTTCTAACAATGCTTTtagcatatttataatcTACTTTTATTCTTTCGTCATGTGAACATATAGGG
This DNA window, taken from Plasmodium berghei ANKA genome assembly, chromosome: 13, encodes the following:
- a CDS encoding splicing factor U2AF large subunit, putative: MFRKVGNYFNSKTNETKNEVISNSTELNNKNDDTNNAEHENLNKSDNKLNDDTKDSNSDNKKNSSDQINENEEKSSILDKKTNADFQEKIKIIKEKLKSNEFRNEKESDDKDKGSNKDISRGRNKDKERSRDNDKDRRRHKELPSSDDEIHSSKRKRRSKERRRDKSVERRRRNKSKERSRGRSRYKRSKDDSRNISNSRSDSDHERNHYHKSKKSKKYKSSWDNSDKNYSDDSTKERKKNTRDKNDISMPEEDTKKENKEIKPKKKKSKWDTVDESLLKNNILIDSNNLSGVLQYQRLGLNGNLLQGNKGSQLSRNSYELEGDKKQRKLYIGNLPPNSKQEEIVEFFNNTISSIIKGSSLEVKIGDVQLLPVVKCEIFNADSRFCFLEFRTMDITWLCLKLDSMSYNNYCLRINRPHDYMPPPEGDPALTVVFPDIDMGLLESFKPPKIAPVRSTGDDDNKLYIQNLPHDLKDDQIMDLLGQFGKLKGFNIIKDLNTGLNKGYGFFEYEDSSCTQVAIHALNGFVCGKNILNVKKATFNKNSNNAPNSNNIVLANNVDVPVSLLPNSISQKILSNSIIGLQIQASRKIGEKSSRVIQLTNAVFQEDLIIDSQYDEILKDVKEEAEKYGPLQSIVIPKPNTDLSYTEGVGKIFLHYVDETAARKAQYMFNGRLFEKRVVCASFYSEEKFLKGKYVLS
- a CDS encoding zinc finger protein, putative, yielding MKESDDIAPNDKKRKRGENEEETKDASNKLKKKNIEFESDEEFEKYLINNFKKEKSYSIDEYVFSDIIKKFYNDIKKYKTIDDIANEIKNLAIESILNNLEIICNNECTSSFFIEKYRVKYMNEQAELNIKSAQNNFKEFMILYNNDNFDNFSLEVNTNIGEEKAENGIKKNETQKDYIKDEEDKNEQVDHKKDGDNDNIKKENNTNEEMTKENIYQINIWKEKIKCKIENVNENNNILIKIVNYLSSIALHIDHIPTRINKFDIIKKLNELDYDALNINIWDVYNNKEVRPFSLSTAPSFHRKANIYFKKSTKMNELLNILREKAHSINIRGWNFNNVKRNNYHYLDFRLCPPICSHDERIKVDYKYAKSIVRKLDRSCHIDSLFIQSITEENNFEDKRKKRKTENEAQEKDIPKEETVPKGKGAGKKGGRKKKDSNDESNNANDLDNIDKIDGEESYIIEIIEENTNLDTRKKLDILILYLRFVHNYCYYSARKFNTYDEMVRECGYFYLRVNMYNAFYTNLIPIFYENYNVKKLGYYMNDKNSTIHSSGNNNCNLINEVTQSDNFNKGSDKINSNKEIQLLKDKFFKNEEISYYQLKWVAKFDQEVNAAIKENYNEIIDIEQTNEFKEILNKSYILKKECSTDSGTNKTEIRCAKCMKLFNNITDVPNHIFIKHNQIKMKLITETEAKIMQRYFYKSPHSFNFFFMMEKKYNSNNFKNYLNNKSTYFKKNNYKNQNFHLLTNNSRDQYKDFDDPNANFLDNVKQSSKKNRDFYDDT